TTGGGTCAAATATAAGACGTTTTCGTTAGACAGTATAAATTCGAGGTATTTTACGTTTCAATGCCGCGACAACACGCGGGGCAACTTACTAGTTTATTACAATGAAATTCGAAAAAAGGGCCTTCGGTTTTCTTTTCAATTTAGGTTTCCAAAAAGCTTGAACCGGTCTTGGTACGGCTCAAACACGAAAAACCAAACCCGAACATACAAAAATTCAGATTCAAGTTCAACGACTCTTTATTTGAGTAGAGGGAAAAGAATAACACCAAATAAATCTCAGTAGAGGGAAAAAAATAACACCATATAAATCTCATAAATCAGAAAAAggattatacttttttttttatttgttattaaCCAAATATAATATTATCTACGTTTAAAAGGCCTTTAATATATTATCTCACACAATAAAGGTTGTATATGAATTTGGATCGGGTTACTTGTATATTCTTTTTTCTTAAAAAATGCCGCCATTACTAAAATAGCTACTTATGCTACCTTTTCTATTAATATTGTTTGAAATAGGAGTAACTattcataaaaaaataatataaaaaagtgTACTTTGTGGGATTATGTCCGACCATTGTGATATCATTTGCCATGCAAACCCAATCAAGATAAGAAATGAGAAAATGGAAACAACGTTTTCATTTAATTAAGGTTTTGGTCCACTTAATGTCAATGACGATTATGGCTTCCACTACTTTACTTTGTTTATGTGTAGACTAAGCTACTGTTCCGTCTTTCTAAAGATGTGTTATTTTTCtaataattataaataataagTAATGATTAGAAATAAATTAAACTTGTATAAATGAACATTTTAAATGTTATAATTTGAAAATAGGACAATGTCATATATACTTCTACAAACATTTCAAAtatttttaaatgatttttttaGTTAACGACATATTTACATTTTATAAATAAAGGGTTAAGTTATCGTTCAAATAAAGCCCTTTAGGAGACGTTATACAACAAGTGGCAAAAAGTACATAAAATGGGCTTTATGAGGCTTTATATCACAAGCGGGTGTAATGGTAAGGGGTTATATAACCCATTCAagtatacatacatatgtatgtatctATATATGTGAAGGGAGAAGGAAGATGCATGGCGTTATCACCTTTGCGAGGACACAAAATAATCAACCTATAGCACCAGCCGTAGCGGTTTGGCCGGGCGCTATGGGGCGCTATCCGCTATGGCACCCTCCACCGCGGTATACCGCCTCACTACGGGTGGCCTTAACATACAAAATACCCTTAACATAATAAGTGAATGGTagaatttttttatgaaatttttTCTCTACTTATTAAGCACGTGTTTTAGTTACAGAATCTAAAAATTAATTGTGATTTTACACTggtagagtaattataattaccctacaataattactctactactgtaaaatcataattttttaaCATTTTGCAATTAAACATCATTTTTACGTAGTAGGggaaaaaatcgaaaaaaaagcTTCATTCACTTCTCACGAGTCACAGtgcattttttattttaatactcatttgtatttgatctttacactataaatataactttttacattttacttTCATGTTTATGAATGCACAATATTTAGAATTCACAGGCTATCTCCTTTTTCCTGATTTTTTGATGAGCGAATCCTAACTGAGTGTCACGTTTTTTTTCACTATCCACAACCTGAAAATCCTTTGTATCCTTCTTTCCTTGTAATCTTAGAACATTTTAAGACCCTTTGGGCAACAACGACGAGGAGCGACAAAGTTCAGAGCTTTCAATGGCCATACGCCTTAAAGGGGCGATGTAGTTCGAACCCCTTTCCCGCGTTTTTATCTTTCTCCATCTAACGACCGTTTTGGTGGGTCGAACTATTGTGAGTGTGGGCCAAGAGGAGTGATTTACTGTGGATGTCCATATGTGTCATCCATGATCCAACATAAGCATAACAGGATGGGTGCTCAAAGGTTTCATCAGAAGGAAGCTGTGAACTTTgttcctaaataaataaaataaataaacataacaaTTGTTTTTTAGAATACGATCCTTTTGTTTACTATATAGTAAATcttatattttgataaaagtattctTGGTGAGTAATCTTCTAAGATTATGAGTAAATAttattgatttaaaattttggaAAGGAAAAAGTAAAATGATTAATTTAGACCTTTGTGACTTGCACATTGGTGCAAAGGAGTAGACCCGGGGCTCAACTAAGCTTCAAGCTTATTTCACTTATGAAAGCTCGAGTTTGGCTTGTTTTGATATGTGATAAGTTTTTcatttgattttcttttttttaaatataaaataaatataaaaagggTATGTCACGTGTCGCATCGCGCCACGCCACCCTTTCAAGCCCCATCCCATCCTACCTTCTTTTGCACCACACCACGTTTCTAATATGTGTTGATGTGGCTGTCACATGACGCTTTACGTCCCTTTTCAAACCCTACCACTCAGTATAGTCTAAAGTCggaaaaatctatactatataataaaagaaacatgttttgggacacttgtcattctctcatttaattaattaaaattattaataatactaataataataataatatttaatctaaattaatacaaatttttattattaatctatatactttatataataaaagaaacctgttttgggacacttgtcattctctcatttaattgattaaaattattaataatactaataataataataataatatttaatctaaattaatacaaatttttattattaatctatatacttatataataaaagaaacctgttttgggacacttgttattctctcatttaattgattaaaattattaataatactaataataataatatttaatctaatctaacacaaattcttattattaattcaataacctattgttaaactaaaacttcaatagaatcttaaatcctagctaaacaagtttcgaaattcataataatattaatatgttagactaagtatattattgataatatatataaaatatattattgatatatataactaaaattattatcaataatattaataataggtttagaatcaaattcaaaaattcaaaaaataagaagtcgtacaaagggTACAGGGCCGGATCTGAGGGTGTGCCGGTCGTGCTACCGCACATGGCCCGACATTTTTAGGGGCCCGAAGTTTTtcgaaatttttttatatatatgtatgttggGGCccgatatattttataaaaaaactgaATTAAAAAACCCCAACTTATAAACCCAATTAACCCATTAAATAGCCCAACttgattaattaaaaccaagttcaacaATTCATTAATACTATACGGATCTGTTTGTGTGTCGGCCTTTTCCATTCCCGAATACCTAGCCGATCGCAACCTCAACAAGAAATTGCTTTTGCAATTAAGTGGTGGACGTTGGTTTTGCAACAAATTGGTTTTGCAACATATTGgtaagttttttttatttgtttattgtttGTGTTTAAACTTGAATCCCTagcttttgattttgattttttttatatttgtgtATGTAGTAAGTTAGATTGTTGTTTGTTTTGTGAATTTAGGGTTCAAAACTTGGAATAGCAAAGAAGAGAAACATTCAATTTCGGTTTATTGATTTGTGAAGCACAAAATCAACAAGGTAAGAACAAATAGTTATTCAATTTTGGTTCTAATAATGTTCTATTGTTCTATATTAGTTGTTTGGTTAGTTGCTTAGGTTTATAATATTAGTTTGATGTTGTATTTTGGGTTTGAATGTGTTACTTGGTTTAAATTAAGTTAGATTTATTCCTAATGTTTTTCGGAATCATGCCTCCTTATAAATATTTATCCGGTTGTCAAAAGCGTAAAAAAGCACTAGAGGAGCTAGAGAAAAAGAAAAACGTTAAACAAGCggagaaaattgaaaattattttttttcaacaaaaaaacctaaagtagatGAAGCTAATGTTGATGGTGGTGTTAATGAAGTTGACAATGATGTCAATGATAATGTCAATGATGTCGATGATTTGGATGAAACAAATGCTAACGGTGAAGAAGATGATGTGGATGAAACAAATGCTAACGTTGAAGAACCGGTTGTTGACACATTATAATCCTAAGAATTGGGATAAACTTAGCCCGAATATGAAGAATGTTTTGGTAGAAAAAGGCCCAAAACGAGATTTGACCATTGAGGGTCCGGATGAAGAAGGCAAAACCGGAAGACGATTTCGTTCTAGTTTTTATATTAGAACACTAACAAATAGGGAGAAACATGATCGAACATGGCTAGTATATTCTAAAGAGAATGAGAAAGCTTATTGTTTTTGTTGTAAACTCTTTAGAAAGGGGATGCCGAAGGGAGGATTGGATGACGATGGTTACAATGATTGGGTACATGTTCATCAGCGACTTAAAGAGCATGAAGTTAGCATGGAGCATCTTACGAATATGACTATTTGGTTTGAAATGCGTCAAAGGTTAAAAGCTAGCGAAACAATTGATAAAGTAGCCTACGAGCTATTTAAGAAGGAAAAAGATTATTGGAATCAAGTACTATTGAGAATTATTGCTTTCGTTAAGTATCTTGCAAAATATAACATATCATTTCGTGGGTCAAATGAGAAGTTGTATGAAGAAAACAATGGAAATTTTTTGGGTTTGGTTGAGATGACGGAAGAGTTCGACCCAATCATGAAAGAACATGTTCGGCGTATCACAAGTCATGAAGCACATGTGCATTATCTTGGGCacaaaattcaaaatgagttaaTTCTTTTGCTAGCCGGTGAAATTAAATCTCATATTATTAACAACATAAAGGAAGCAAAGTATTACTCAATCATTCTTGATTGCACACCCGATGTAAGTCATCAAGAGCAAATGTCTTTGATCATAAGGCATGTCAATCACAACTCCAATTCTTTTAAAGTTGAAGAatcatttttaggatttttgaatATTGTTGATACCACCGGTGAGGGAATATTTAAAGTTGCATGTGATGAGTTGGTGTCTCTTGGCCTTGATGTTGATGATTTGCGAGGTCAAGGGTATGACAATGGATCGAACATGAAAGGACCATATAAAGGAGTTCAATCAAGATTTATAGAAATAAATCCTAGAGCTTTTTACACTCCATGTGGTTGTCATAGTCTTAACCTTGCATTATGTGACATGGCTAATACGTGTGCAAAAGCTAGAGATTTTTTTGGAACCATACAACGAGTATATACCATCTTTGCCAATTCTACCAAGAGATGGGAAATTTTGAAAGACAATGTTAAAGGGTTAACTCTCAAATCATTATCTACTACTCGTTGGGAAAGCCGTGTTGAAAGTGTTAAGGCTATTCGATTCCAACTTTCAGATATTAGAGAAGCTTTGCTTGAGGTTGGAGACAAGGATAATGATATTAAAATTCAAGGTGAAGCCAAATCACTTGCAAGAACGGAAATTGGTGACTTTGAGTTCATAGTATCAATTGTCATTTGGTATCAAATACTAAGTACGGTCAATATTGCAAGCAAAAAGTTGCAAGGCGAGAATATGCTTATTGATGTTGTCATGAAAGAAGTAAAAAACTTGGTTAAGTTCTTCAAGAGTTATAGAGAAGTGGGTTTATCTAGTGCAATTCAAATGTTGGAGAAAATTGCACTTGAAATGGATGTTGAACCAGTGTTTCCTCAAAAGCGTCAAATTCGTAGGAAAAGACAATTTGACGAGGTAAATGACAATGAAGTTGTTTTTTCACCGGAAGAAGATTTTAGAGTGAATTATTTTTTGACTATCGTTGATCAAGCAATTGAATCTCTTGAGTCGAGATTTACACAATACGAGGCATACGAAAAACTATTTGGTTTTTTGTTTCCCCAAACATTGAGGAGACTTGATGATGAAGACTTGAAGTCGTATTGTAGTAATCTTGAAGATGCTTTAAAGCATGGTGAAGCATCGGATATTGATGCTAACGAACTCTATTCGGAGTTGAAGTTGATGGACGTGTTTTTACCAAGTGAAATTATCACCCCATTTGAAGCTTTTGAATATCTGGCTCAAGTCAGTTATTTTCCTAATGCATTGGTAGCATATAGAGTGTTGTTGACGATTCCAGTTACGGTGGCATCGGCGGAGAGAAGCTTCTCAAAGTTGAAGTTGTTAAAGTCTTACCTACGGTCAACGATGTCCCAAGAGAGACTTAATGGATTGGCTTTGATATCTATTGAGAACGAGCTTTTAAGGAACATGAATTATGAAGAGTTGATACATAAGTTTGCTTCGGAAAATGCTAGGAGAACAACACGGTTTATGAACTAATGTAAAACAATCAGTTTTTGGAAAAAatacaaggtttttttttttttgtttacttttatatatatttatgtgtttttACTTTGGTATGTGGGGCCCAATTTTTTTTCTTGGCACGGGGCCTGATAGGGCCCGAGACGTTTCGGGACCGGCCCTGAAAGGGTATCAAATGgactctgattgacctcattcaaccgacattagagccgtcttatcgaactctacgacattaattaacatgtacgagttgatgggtaacatttatattaactcatttatgtcaatatggtatgtaaatgtctctatctttgttttgcatttacaggaaatatctatactatatagtttaaattgttcaacccgtataacacacggggaactaacctagttcATATATAAAAAAGAGTAAAACAGAAGagtaaaaactaaaaacaaacaTTCCTGATTCTTTACGTTCACTTCTATATCTTCTCATCAAATCTCACCATCTATCTCACCATCTAAATTTACAACTTCTCAAACCCTTCCTTAACCCGACCCGTTTCCACAGTCAACTATCACCCACATTACACGTGCACATAACACACAGTACAACTACACCTTATCTTTCACCTATATATACCCATCCTTCACATACACTGTCATTCATATATTCAATCACTCAACCCCTTTCTCTCTCCAACACCACCATgcccactttctctctctaaccaCTGCTTCCTCCTGTTCAATCAGTCCTCCATTTCACAAACATTACCGACAAAACATTCACACATTTGTCGATAAAACTGTTGTACCCATAAACCTATTACACCTGTACCTTGCAGGATTTGAACCCATAATGATTACCGGTCATGACTTCTACACCGTCATGGCGGCCATGGTGCCGTTATACGTCGCCATGATCCTAGCGTACGGCAGCGTACGCTGGTGGAAAATCTTTTCACCCGACCAGTGTTCGGGTATCAACCGTTTCGTCGCTATATTCGCCGTTCCGCTCCTTTCCTTCCATTTCATCTCGTTGAACAATCCGTACGAGATGAATTTTCGGTTTATCGCTGCGGATACATTACAGAAGATTATTATGCTTGTGGTGCTTGCGATTTGGGCGAATTTTACGAAAAATGGGAGTCTTGAATGGATGATTACGATTTTTTCGGTTTCGACTTTACCTAACACTTTGGTTATGGGTATTCCGTTGCTAATTGCTATGTATGGGGAGTATTCTGGGTCCTTGATGGTTCAAGTGGTGGTTCTGCAGTGTATTATTTGGTATACTTTGCTGCTTTTTTTGTTCGAGTATCGCGGTGCGAAAATTCTGATCATGGAACAGTTCCCGGAAACCGCCGCTTCGATCGTGTCGTTTAAGGTATAGAATAATGAAAACCCCGTAAGAtattttgtattattattatttttaatcaaaTATACAACTCAAACAGGTAACATAAAGTAGTGTAACAATTTTTTAATAGCtaaactaagtcttttaaaaactatttattaTTTACTTATACTAGTAAACTCTAactaatatatatttttgttataaGGTGGAATCTGACGTTGTGTCGCTTGACGGACATGATTTTTTGGAAACGGACGCGGAGATTGGAGATGATGGGAAGCTTCATGTAACGGTGAGGAAGTCTAACGTTTCGAGACGTTCGGTCGGGCTCACCGGAATGACTCCGCGCCCGTCGAATTTAACGGGTGCGGAGATCTACAGCTTGAGCTCGTCGAGAAACCAAACTCCAAGAGGGTCGAATTTTAACCACTCGGATTTTTACTCGATGATGGGGTTTCCAGGTGGGCGTTTATCGAATTTTGGTCCAGCGGATATGTATTCGGTTCAGTCGTCGAGAGGTCCGACGCCCCGTCCGTCGAATTTCGAAGAGAGTACGGCTCCGGGCCCGTTAAATTCTCCGAAATTCGGGGCGTACCCGGCTCCGAACCCGGAGATTACATCCATGGGTACAAAAGGAGTTAAAGGCTTGCAGCCGACAAATACGACGGCTCAGCTAAACGGCTCACAAACCAAAGCGAAGAATGACGACAAAGAACTCCACATGTTTGTCTGGAGCTCTAGTGCTTCACCGGTTTCCGAAGGTGGTGGGCTCCACGTGTTTGGCAGTACTGAACTCGGAGCGACAAATGAAAATTCGGGTCGACCTGAACACGACGACGCTAAAGAAATCCGGATGGTGGTTTCTTCAGATCAACCGGATACAAAAGTGGCCGGAGAATTGAAGCGTGACGAGTTTAGTTTTGTTGGCGGTAAAGATGGAGATCAAGAGAGGGAGAAGGATATAAAACTAGGTTCGAGCTCGACGGCGGCGCTCAATCCTAAGGAGGTTGAAGGGAATGTCGGAAAGATGATGCCACCGGCGAGTGTTATGACCCGTTTGATTTTGATTATGGTGTGGCGGAAACTTATCCGGAACCCGAACACATACTCGAGCCTTATTGGTCTAGTATGGGCTCTTGTTTCATTCAGGT
The sequence above is drawn from the Helianthus annuus cultivar XRQ/B chromosome 12, HanXRQr2.0-SUNRISE, whole genome shotgun sequence genome and encodes:
- the LOC110943084 gene encoding auxin efflux carrier component 3, which translates into the protein MITGHDFYTVMAAMVPLYVAMILAYGSVRWWKIFSPDQCSGINRFVAIFAVPLLSFHFISLNNPYEMNFRFIAADTLQKIIMLVVLAIWANFTKNGSLEWMITIFSVSTLPNTLVMGIPLLIAMYGEYSGSLMVQVVVLQCIIWYTLLLFLFEYRGAKILIMEQFPETAASIVSFKVESDVVSLDGHDFLETDAEIGDDGKLHVTVRKSNVSRRSVGLTGMTPRPSNLTGAEIYSLSSSRNQTPRGSNFNHSDFYSMMGFPGGRLSNFGPADMYSVQSSRGPTPRPSNFEESTAPGPLNSPKFGAYPAPNPEITSMGTKGVKGLQPTNTTAQLNGSQTKAKNDDKELHMFVWSSSASPVSEGGGLHVFGSTELGATNENSGRPEHDDAKEIRMVVSSDQPDTKVAGELKRDEFSFVGGKDGDQEREKDIKLGSSSTAALNPKEVEGNVGKMMPPASVMTRLILIMVWRKLIRNPNTYSSLIGLVWALVSFRWDVAMPKIIKNSISILSDAGLGMAMFSLGLFMALQPKIIACGNSVAIFSMAVRFLTGPAVMAAASIIVGLRGTLLRVAIVQAALPQGIVPFVFAKEYNVHPTILSTGVIFGMLIALPITLLYYILLGL
- the LOC110889685 gene encoding zinc finger MYM-type protein 1-like; the encoded protein is MKNVLVEKGPKRDLTIEGPDEEGKTGRRFRSSFYIRTLTNREKHDRTWLVYSKENEKAYCFCCKLFRKGMPKGGLDDDGYNDWVHVHQRLKEHEVSMEHLTNMTIWFEMRQRLKASETIDKVAYELFKKEKDYWNQVLLRIIAFVKYLAKYNISFRGSNEKLYEENNGNFLGLVEMTEEFDPIMKEHVRRITSHEAHVHYLGHKIQNELILLLAGEIKSHIINNIKEAKYYSIILDCTPDVSHQEQMSLIIRHVNHNSNSFKVEESFLGFLNIVDTTGEGIFKVACDELVSLGLDVDDLRGQGYDNGSNMKGPYKGVQSRFIEINPRAFYTPCGCHSLNLALCDMANTCAKARDFFGTIQRVYTIFANSTKRWEILKDNVKGLTLKSLSTTRWESRVESVKAIRFQLSDIREALLEVGDKDNDIKIQGEAKSLARTEIGDFEFIVSIVIWYQILSTVNIASKKLQGENMLIDSYREVGLSSAIQMLEKIALEMDVEPVFPQKRQIRRKRQFDEVNDNEVVFSPEEDFRVNYFLTIVDQAIESLESRFTQYEAYEKLFGFLFPQTLRRLDDEDLKSYCSNLEDALKHGEASDIDANELYSELKLMDVFLPSEIITPFEAFEYLAQVSYFPNALVAYRVLLTIPVTVASAERSFSKLKLLKSYLRSTMSQERLNGLALISIENELLRNMNYEELIHKFASENARRTTRFMN